The proteins below are encoded in one region of Casimicrobium huifangae:
- a CDS encoding M64 family metallopeptidase produces MITISSKRLRPAMSRLLAIVVTMLTVALALPAVAAPAHYFVISEAADGTLSVVSHQYVNLDAVPDALTPDALGSRQDSYLDVVVRDKSGNDVVFSSVASSSAWLRGEFHGSDDHIDGHHLPLAERHYVVRLAVEPGRVLQLRSRRMASTQALTGASQSIEIDLDTPSSALSTSSTVAPAALPAGSATGYLAQTGNPANRLDLLIVAEGYTAAQQAQFVLDATALANGMLGISPYSDFRQLINVQWLFVPSNQSGADKPTCAETPGSTVVVVDTAFDGTFCTSGIRRLVTVSSSKVLTAAANAPDWDKILVLVNDSEYGGSGGTLGVGTTHSAAVQIMQHEFGHSFTKLADEYETAYPGFPACSDLSAPGNCEVNVSNQTDRALLKWSGWVDAATAIPTTAALADALGAGLWQGARYLTTGMYRQCYNGIMRALGRPFCRVDGEAFVKKLYGPGWGVPSTGVSLIEPGAIPTGATVNATGGSILSFRALLAGSVAAGGLTATWLVDGSVIRVDSAVHGSVVRFNYTVPASGTHSVELRVTDSTPLTLARPQSSRIWTVQPGSNTLGVSIRGTGSGSVASNPVGITCGSTCTLAFASPTSVTLTATPAAGSVFVGWLGACIGTGVCTVTAGTATMVTATFAPTTLALRLDVDGNGAYRAATDGVLAVRYLLGHSSSALVAAAVGNAATRSTPTLVTQYLDTLAPLLDVDGNGLIEAQYDGVIVLRYLLGLRGNALTANALGPGATRLSASAVEAAILPMVP; encoded by the coding sequence ATGATCACAATTTCCAGCAAGCGGCTTCGGCCCGCGATGTCGCGATTACTCGCGATTGTCGTAACGATGCTGACGGTCGCCTTGGCGCTGCCTGCTGTTGCTGCGCCGGCCCACTATTTCGTGATCAGCGAGGCCGCCGACGGCACGCTCTCGGTCGTATCTCACCAGTATGTGAACCTGGACGCAGTGCCCGATGCATTGACGCCTGACGCCCTCGGCTCACGGCAGGACAGTTACCTGGACGTCGTCGTGCGCGACAAATCCGGCAACGATGTGGTGTTCAGCAGCGTGGCGAGCAGCTCGGCGTGGTTGCGCGGCGAGTTTCACGGCAGTGATGACCATATCGACGGCCACCACTTGCCGCTCGCCGAGCGCCACTACGTCGTTCGCCTCGCGGTTGAGCCGGGGCGCGTGCTGCAGTTGCGCAGCCGGCGGATGGCAAGCACTCAGGCGCTGACAGGTGCCAGCCAATCGATTGAAATTGACCTCGACACGCCGTCGAGCGCGCTTTCGACCTCGTCAACCGTAGCGCCCGCGGCCCTGCCTGCGGGCAGCGCGACTGGCTATCTGGCGCAAACCGGCAACCCAGCCAATCGCCTTGACCTGCTGATCGTCGCGGAAGGGTATACCGCCGCACAACAGGCGCAATTCGTTCTGGACGCGACCGCGCTGGCGAACGGCATGCTTGGCATTTCGCCCTACAGTGACTTCCGGCAGTTGATCAACGTGCAATGGTTGTTTGTGCCGTCGAATCAATCCGGTGCCGACAAACCAACGTGTGCCGAGACACCGGGCAGCACTGTGGTGGTTGTCGATACCGCGTTTGACGGGACCTTTTGCACCAGTGGCATCCGGCGACTGGTTACTGTCAGCAGCAGCAAGGTGCTCACTGCTGCCGCCAACGCGCCCGACTGGGACAAGATCCTCGTGCTCGTGAACGACAGCGAATACGGCGGCTCTGGTGGCACGCTGGGCGTGGGCACCACGCATTCGGCCGCCGTGCAGATCATGCAGCATGAGTTCGGGCACAGCTTCACCAAACTTGCCGATGAATATGAGACCGCCTATCCCGGATTTCCTGCCTGTAGCGATCTGAGCGCACCCGGCAATTGCGAGGTGAACGTCAGCAACCAGACGGATCGCGCGCTGCTGAAGTGGTCCGGCTGGGTGGACGCCGCAACCGCAATTCCGACCACTGCTGCACTCGCTGATGCGCTAGGCGCCGGGCTCTGGCAGGGCGCACGCTACCTGACCACCGGCATGTACCGGCAGTGCTACAACGGCATCATGCGGGCGTTGGGCCGCCCGTTCTGTCGGGTCGACGGAGAGGCCTTCGTCAAGAAGCTGTACGGCCCAGGCTGGGGCGTGCCCTCGACAGGTGTCAGCCTGATCGAACCGGGCGCAATCCCGACCGGAGCGACAGTGAACGCAACCGGTGGTTCGATACTCAGCTTTCGTGCGCTGCTTGCGGGCTCAGTGGCTGCCGGCGGCCTCACCGCGACCTGGCTGGTGGATGGCAGCGTGATCCGGGTTGACTCCGCAGTACATGGCAGCGTGGTTCGCTTCAACTACACGGTGCCGGCCAGCGGCACGCACAGCGTCGAGTTGCGCGTGACCGACAGCACACCACTGACGCTGGCGCGCCCGCAGAGCTCGCGCATCTGGACGGTGCAGCCGGGCAGCAACACGCTGGGGGTGTCGATCCGGGGCACGGGGAGCGGCAGCGTCGCGAGCAATCCGGTGGGCATCACCTGCGGCAGCACATGTACCTTGGCGTTCGCCAGCCCGACCAGCGTCACATTGACCGCAACGCCAGCGGCGGGCTCGGTCTTCGTCGGCTGGCTTGGCGCCTGCATCGGTACCGGCGTCTGCACCGTCACCGCCGGCACTGCGACGATGGTGACGGCCACGTTTGCGCCGACGACGCTGGCGCTGCGACTTGACGTTGATGGCAATGGCGCTTATCGGGCCGCGACCGACGGCGTGCTGGCCGTGCGCTATCTGCTTGGGCACAGCAGTAGCGCTCTGGTTGCAGCTGCAGTCGGCAACGCGGCAACGCGGAGCACGCCAACGCTAGTGACGCAATATCTCGATACCCTGGCGCCGCTGCTGGATGTGGATGGCAACGGGCTGATCGAAGCGCAGTACGACGGCGTGATCGTGTTGCGCTATCTGCTCGGCCTTCGTGGCAACGCACTGACCGCAAACGCGCTTGGGCCGGGCGCAACGCGGCTTTCCGCCAGTGCGGTCGAAGCTGCGATCCTGCCAATGGTTCCGTGA
- the rnr gene encoding ribonuclease R: protein MAPPAPVVPPNALVGTIIGHADGYGFVKLDQGGDDIFLTEDAMRAVLHGDRVAVQTTGTTRDGKTTGEIVSILQRANHRVVGKLRSKDGVWFLVASERRINQDIVIPRNKLSTATVNQIVVVEITRQPTPYDDATGEVVEVIGDEDSSDIELEIAIRKHNLPYVFSQATLKEAAAYGDKVTAADRKGRVDLREMALVTIDGETAKDFDDAVYAEKSGRGYRLVVAIADVSHYVKLNMALDADARERTTSVYFPRRVIPMLPEALSNELCSLRPNVDRLCMVCDMKVSAAGHITGFEFYAAVMNSKARLTYTEVAAQLPTLEAAKPKAGSIEASLKTLHTLYKLFREVRERRGALDFEGQEAVFSFNDDGSVASIRPAVRNDAHKLIEEMMLAANVCTAQFLARAKQPLLYRVHDVPLPEKLAALRETLSLRGLTLGGGERPSPKDYALLIEQTRERIDAPALHTVLLRSLPQAIYTPHNAGHFGLAYDHYAHFTSPIRRYPDLLVHRGIKAVLAGKKYSNEDWEQLGDMCSANERRADIASREVTQFLKSKYLEAHLGEEFNGTVSGVVPFGAFVTLDETFADGLIHATTLPRDYYELGRDKVTLVGQRSGFTIALGERVRVKIASVNPENAKVDFQYVGPAEA, encoded by the coding sequence GTGGCGCCGCCCGCACCGGTGGTGCCGCCGAACGCGCTCGTCGGCACCATCATCGGCCACGCGGATGGCTACGGTTTCGTCAAGCTCGATCAGGGCGGCGACGACATCTTTCTCACCGAGGATGCGATGCGCGCCGTGCTGCATGGCGACCGCGTGGCCGTGCAGACCACCGGTACCACACGTGATGGCAAGACCACTGGCGAGATCGTCAGCATCCTGCAGCGGGCGAATCATCGGGTCGTCGGCAAGCTGCGCAGCAAGGATGGTGTGTGGTTCCTCGTCGCCTCGGAGCGCCGGATCAATCAGGACATCGTTATCCCGCGCAACAAGCTGAGCACGGCCACGGTGAACCAGATCGTGGTCGTGGAGATCACCCGCCAGCCCACGCCGTACGACGATGCGACTGGCGAGGTCGTGGAAGTGATTGGCGACGAGGATTCGTCCGACATTGAACTCGAAATCGCCATCCGCAAACACAATCTGCCTTACGTCTTCTCGCAGGCGACGCTGAAAGAAGCAGCGGCCTACGGCGACAAGGTGACGGCGGCCGACCGCAAGGGTCGTGTCGATCTGCGCGAGATGGCGCTGGTCACCATCGATGGCGAGACTGCCAAGGACTTTGACGACGCCGTCTACGCCGAGAAGTCCGGACGCGGCTACCGGCTCGTAGTGGCGATTGCCGATGTGTCGCACTACGTCAAGCTCAACATGGCACTCGACGCCGATGCGCGCGAGCGCACCACTAGCGTCTACTTTCCGCGGCGCGTGATCCCGATGTTGCCCGAGGCGCTGTCGAACGAGCTGTGCAGCTTGCGGCCGAACGTGGATCGCCTGTGCATGGTCTGCGACATGAAGGTGAGCGCGGCCGGGCACATCACGGGCTTCGAGTTCTACGCCGCGGTGATGAACTCCAAGGCGCGGTTGACCTATACCGAAGTCGCCGCGCAATTGCCGACGCTGGAAGCGGCGAAGCCGAAAGCCGGCAGCATTGAAGCTTCGCTGAAGACACTCCATACCCTCTACAAACTGTTCCGCGAAGTTCGTGAACGGCGCGGTGCGCTTGATTTTGAAGGGCAGGAGGCGGTTTTCTCGTTCAATGATGACGGCAGCGTTGCCAGCATTCGGCCAGCCGTGCGCAACGACGCGCACAAGCTGATCGAGGAGATGATGCTGGCGGCGAACGTCTGCACCGCGCAGTTCCTTGCTCGCGCCAAGCAGCCGCTGCTCTACCGGGTGCACGACGTCCCATTGCCAGAAAAGCTGGCGGCATTGCGTGAAACGCTGTCACTGCGCGGCCTGACGCTAGGCGGCGGCGAACGACCATCGCCGAAGGACTACGCACTGCTGATCGAGCAGACGCGCGAACGCATCGATGCCCCCGCCCTGCATACCGTCCTGCTGCGCTCGCTGCCGCAGGCGATCTACACGCCACACAACGCGGGGCACTTTGGCCTGGCCTACGACCACTACGCGCACTTCACGTCGCCGATCCGCCGTTACCCGGATCTGCTGGTGCACCGTGGTATCAAAGCCGTGCTGGCAGGCAAAAAGTACTCGAACGAAGACTGGGAACAGTTGGGCGATATGTGCAGCGCCAACGAGCGCCGCGCGGACATTGCGTCACGCGAGGTCACCCAGTTCCTGAAGTCGAAATACCTAGAAGCGCACCTGGGTGAAGAGTTCAATGGCACCGTCTCCGGCGTGGTGCCGTTCGGGGCTTTCGTCACGCTGGACGAAACCTTCGCCGATGGCCTGATCCATGCCACCACGCTGCCGCGTGACTACTACGAACTGGGCCGCGACAAAGTGACGCTGGTCGGCCAGCGCAGCGGCTTCACGATCGCCCTTGGTGAACGAGTTCGCGTGAAGATCGCATCGGTCAATCCCGAGAATGCGAAGGTGGATTTCCAGTATGTTGGGCCGGCCGAGGCCTGA
- a CDS encoding DUF924 family protein, with the protein MNPTFASPNEVVKFWRDAGPERWFRKDVAFDTLFRERFAAEHEAAARGDLADWQNNAEGALALLILLDQYPRNSFRNTARMFATDAQAVAVADAAITRGFDRVVGDDMRRFFYLPFMHSEQLADQERSVALYRALDGDGLRYAEIHRDAIARFGRFPHRNPVLGRAMTAEERKYLDEGGFAG; encoded by the coding sequence ATGAACCCCACTTTTGCTTCCCCCAATGAGGTCGTGAAGTTCTGGCGAGACGCTGGTCCGGAGCGCTGGTTTCGCAAGGACGTGGCGTTTGACACGCTGTTCCGCGAGCGCTTCGCGGCCGAGCATGAAGCGGCGGCGCGCGGCGATCTGGCGGACTGGCAGAACAATGCCGAAGGCGCCCTCGCGCTGCTGATCCTGCTCGACCAGTATCCGCGCAACAGTTTTCGCAATACGGCGCGCATGTTTGCGACGGACGCTCAGGCTGTCGCCGTCGCCGACGCGGCCATCACCAGAGGCTTCGACCGTGTCGTCGGCGACGACATGAGACGCTTTTTCTACCTGCCGTTCATGCACAGCGAGCAGTTGGCCGACCAGGAACGCTCAGTGGCACTGTACCGCGCGCTCGATGGCGACGGCTTGCGCTATGCCGAGATTCACCGGGATGCAATCGCCCGCTTCGGGCGCTTTCCGCATCGTAATCCCGTTCTTGGCCGTGCGATGACGGCGGAAGAACGGAAGTACCTCGATGAGGGCGGGTTCGCGGGCTAA
- a CDS encoding gamma carbonic anhydrase family protein, giving the protein MAIYELDGVRPQIHATAWIAESAEVIGNVHIGADCSIWPGVVIRGDNEPIRIGDGSNIQDNSVLHSDLDMPLTIGRRVTVGHKVILHGCTVGDGSLIGMGATVLNKAVIGNDSLVGACALVTEGKSFPDRSLIVGSPAAAKRELTPEAIAGLGRSADGYIENGKRFRKGLKRIA; this is encoded by the coding sequence ATGGCAATCTACGAACTCGACGGCGTCCGGCCGCAAATTCACGCAACGGCATGGATTGCCGAATCCGCCGAGGTGATCGGCAATGTGCACATCGGCGCCGATTGCAGCATCTGGCCCGGTGTAGTGATTCGTGGCGACAACGAGCCCATCCGTATCGGCGACGGCAGCAACATCCAGGACAACTCGGTGCTGCACTCCGACCTCGACATGCCGCTGACCATCGGCCGTCGCGTGACCGTTGGCCACAAGGTCATCCTGCACGGCTGCACGGTGGGCGATGGTTCGCTGATTGGCATGGGTGCCACCGTGCTGAACAAGGCCGTGATCGGCAATGACTCGCTGGTCGGCGCCTGCGCATTGGTCACCGAGGGCAAGTCGTTCCCGGATCGATCGCTGATCGTCGGCAGCCCGGCGGCCGCAAAGCGCGAGCTCACGCCCGAGGCCATCGCCGGGCTCGGCCGCAGCGCCGATGGCTATATCGAAAACGGCAAGCGATTCCGCAAGGGGCTCAAGCGCATCGCTTGA
- the serB gene encoding phosphoserine phosphatase SerB, with the protein MTSTAATHSSPAANVLPADRAIPITQVGLIAMDMDSTAITIECIDEIADFAGVKAEVSAITEAAMRGELDFQASLRKRVACLEGLSTKVLAEVYAERLKPSPGLAELMAHANKNGVKTLLVSGGFTYFTERMRQRFGYTWTRANTLAEHDGRLTGKVCGAIVDAVEKERLLRFFASTLPADRRASIALGDGANDLPMLHAATLGVAYHAKPKVREQVPVAINIGGMDTLLALLP; encoded by the coding sequence ATGACCTCAACTGCCGCTACCCATTCCTCGCCCGCCGCCAACGTACTGCCCGCTGACCGTGCCATCCCGATCACCCAGGTCGGGCTGATCGCGATGGACATGGATTCCACGGCCATCACCATCGAATGCATCGACGAAATTGCTGATTTCGCCGGCGTCAAGGCCGAGGTTTCCGCGATCACCGAGGCAGCCATGCGCGGCGAGCTGGATTTTCAGGCGAGTCTGAGAAAGCGGGTCGCCTGTCTCGAAGGCCTGTCCACCAAAGTGCTCGCCGAGGTCTACGCCGAGCGGCTGAAGCCCTCGCCCGGGCTCGCCGAGTTGATGGCCCATGCCAACAAAAACGGGGTGAAAACGCTACTCGTCTCCGGCGGCTTCACCTACTTCACCGAGCGCATGCGGCAGCGCTTTGGCTACACCTGGACCCGCGCCAACACGCTGGCCGAACACGACGGCCGGCTTACCGGCAAGGTCTGCGGCGCCATCGTCGATGCGGTCGAAAAGGAGCGTCTGCTGCGCTTCTTTGCCAGCACGCTCCCGGCCGATCGCCGCGCCAGCATCGCACTCGGCGACGGCGCCAACGATTTGCCGATGCTTCACGCGGCAACGCTTGGGGTTGCCTATCACGCCAAACCGAAAGTGCGCGAGCAGGTGCCAGTGGCCATCAATATTGGCGGAATGGATACGCTTCTCGCGCTACTGCCCTGA
- a CDS encoding Ig-like domain-containing protein, protein MNRKSSNAALAILLGGASIVAPAFAQDAAKPVPGANLQYVGANTRIGVGIDSDNNARGEIFQVLQGDDKSATLAELWASRNSGGAKLSHHWTSGGAAVNKLFAAYDQGDRDLRKATLGGGQEYERWFWNAYASKGLSGATLNSTSSVATTVTQTGSEAGRPYEQDTITTVTTRSFTRAYDWGVGGRVGHFYEAALLRVTAGLDYEWGKYSSKQWTGTLMAEKFFAGSPISIALSGEILRKTGDFEGTRNDQRGMLMLRYEFGAPKSNFRSNKVSRMVTATERVPDPNWKPPVAAAASADAAKAAGTATKPQEPATRLEKRVSRANASDAQETYFDLGSAKLKPAALKELDGLVSRIAAQRPYVELKVNVVGHTCPTGSDRNNFALSKKRAEAVKAYLVSKGVPENLVTTDGKAGKSPKYPEVKGQSFRNRRTDTDVLVVKEKVEEVRVPVAVAAAPAPQTPAAASAGTPTAAAATAPMIERQVQKEVIEDVPNNWVSRALHNSAQHKTAIDTYRFAEVTTTQTTGARRYLNRAPAAANDAYTIECSAAATFNVLANDTDPDGDTLTISSVTTPGKGTAAISSGKIVYTPNATTCPAGATDSFTYTVSDGKGGSSTATVNVTINAAPNNPPVAVDDRVDVPCYGTKVLSSLLANDRDPDGDPLRIISLTQPPAGRGKVSITPDGKAVFYDGTDACYYVSAFTYTISDGRGGTSTATVTLVDP, encoded by the coding sequence ATGAACCGAAAATCATCCAACGCAGCGCTTGCCATTCTTCTTGGCGGCGCTTCCATCGTCGCGCCCGCGTTCGCGCAGGACGCAGCCAAACCCGTCCCCGGCGCCAACCTGCAATACGTCGGTGCCAATACGCGCATCGGCGTCGGCATCGATAGCGACAACAACGCGCGCGGCGAAATTTTTCAGGTGCTGCAGGGCGACGACAAGTCAGCCACGCTGGCCGAGCTCTGGGCCAGCCGCAATTCGGGCGGCGCCAAGCTCTCGCACCACTGGACGTCCGGCGGCGCTGCGGTCAACAAGCTGTTTGCAGCCTACGACCAGGGTGACCGTGATCTGCGCAAAGCGACGCTGGGCGGCGGCCAGGAATACGAACGCTGGTTCTGGAACGCTTACGCCAGCAAAGGTCTGTCGGGTGCCACCCTCAACTCGACCAGCAGTGTGGCAACCACTGTCACCCAAACCGGCAGCGAAGCCGGGCGCCCATACGAGCAGGACACCATCACCACGGTGACTACGCGTTCCTTCACCCGCGCCTACGACTGGGGTGTCGGCGGCCGGGTTGGGCATTTCTATGAAGCCGCCCTGCTGCGCGTGACGGCCGGTCTTGACTATGAATGGGGCAAGTATTCGTCGAAGCAATGGACCGGCACCCTGATGGCCGAGAAGTTCTTCGCTGGCTCGCCAATCTCGATCGCATTGTCGGGCGAGATCCTGCGCAAAACCGGTGACTTCGAAGGCACCCGCAACGACCAGCGCGGCATGCTGATGCTGCGCTATGAATTTGGCGCACCGAAGTCGAACTTCCGCTCGAACAAGGTTAGCCGCATGGTGACCGCGACCGAGCGGGTACCGGATCCGAACTGGAAGCCGCCAGTCGCCGCTGCAGCGTCTGCTGACGCTGCCAAGGCTGCCGGCACCGCCACCAAACCGCAGGAACCCGCTACCCGCCTTGAAAAGCGTGTTAGCCGCGCCAACGCCAGCGACGCGCAGGAGACCTACTTTGACCTCGGTTCCGCCAAGCTCAAACCGGCGGCGCTGAAGGAGCTGGATGGGCTGGTCAGCCGCATCGCGGCGCAGCGTCCGTATGTCGAACTCAAGGTCAACGTCGTCGGCCACACCTGCCCGACCGGATCTGACCGCAACAACTTCGCGCTGTCCAAGAAACGTGCCGAGGCGGTCAAGGCATACCTCGTCTCCAAGGGCGTGCCGGAGAATCTGGTCACGACGGATGGCAAGGCAGGCAAGTCGCCGAAGTACCCGGAAGTGAAGGGCCAGAGCTTCCGCAACCGCCGTACTGACACCGACGTGCTGGTGGTGAAGGAAAAGGTCGAGGAAGTGCGGGTTCCGGTGGCGGTAGCCGCAGCGCCGGCGCCACAGACGCCTGCCGCCGCTTCCGCTGGTACGCCGACAGCCGCCGCCGCCACTGCGCCGATGATTGAGCGCCAGGTGCAGAAGGAAGTGATTGAGGACGTGCCCAACAACTGGGTCAGCCGCGCGCTGCACAACTCGGCGCAGCACAAGACGGCAATCGACACCTACCGCTTCGCTGAAGTCACCACCACGCAGACAACCGGTGCCCGCCGCTATCTCAACCGCGCACCGGCTGCAGCCAATGACGCCTACACCATTGAGTGCAGCGCTGCGGCAACGTTCAACGTGCTGGCCAACGATACCGACCCCGATGGCGACACGCTGACCATCTCCAGCGTCACCACACCGGGCAAAGGTACCGCTGCCATCTCGTCTGGCAAGATCGTCTACACGCCAAACGCAACCACCTGCCCGGCGGGAGCCACCGACAGCTTCACCTACACCGTCAGCGACGGCAAGGGTGGATCGTCGACAGCGACGGTCAACGTCACCATCAACGCCGCACCGAACAATCCGCCGGTCGCCGTGGATGATCGCGTCGACGTCCCGTGCTATGGCACCAAGGTGTTGAGCTCGCTGCTGGCCAACGATCGTGATCCTGACGGCGATCCGCTGCGCATCATCTCGTTGACACAACCACCGGCCGGCCGGGGCAAAGTCAGCATCACACCGGATGGCAAAGCCGTGTTCTATGACGGTACTGACGCCTGCTACTACGTGAGTGCGTTCACCTACACCATCAGCGATGGCCGCGGTGGCACCTCGACGGCAACGGTTACCCTGGTTGATCCCTGA
- a CDS encoding flavodoxin family protein, which yields MKRILVIHHSASGGARALVSAFLDGASGVDGVAAITRSATVADAGDLLGADALVFATPENFGYMAGTLKAFFDRVFYACMTDTTAYGGGTESRIAGRPYAVLVCAGNDGTGAMQSVDRIVTGWRLRKAHPGIIARRVGGEAGSSRGDLARTDLDAARELGQLFAEALTIGAL from the coding sequence ATGAAACGCATACTTGTGATCCACCACTCCGCCAGCGGCGGCGCTCGCGCGCTGGTGAGCGCCTTTCTGGATGGCGCCAGCGGCGTTGACGGGGTAGCAGCGATCACCCGCTCGGCAACCGTGGCGGACGCTGGCGACTTGCTGGGCGCCGATGCGCTGGTCTTCGCCACGCCGGAGAACTTTGGCTATATGGCAGGCACGCTCAAGGCCTTTTTTGATCGTGTCTTCTATGCCTGCATGACGGACACAACCGCTTACGGTGGTGGCACTGAAAGCCGCATCGCGGGACGCCCGTACGCCGTTCTGGTGTGCGCCGGCAATGACGGAACCGGCGCCATGCAGAGCGTTGATCGCATCGTCACTGGCTGGCGTCTGCGCAAGGCGCACCCCGGCATCATCGCTCGCCGCGTTGGCGGCGAGGCTGGGTCATCGCGTGGTGATCTGGCACGTACCGATCTCGACGCCGCAAGGGAGCTGGGTCAGCTGTTCGCCGAAGCCCTGACCATCGGCGCGCTGTAG
- a CDS encoding S49 family peptidase encodes MDQLPSQPGWERELVTKLAQMNLKEQRARRRWSIFFRLVWLALALVVFAAIMGWIGHGGSGSDRSGRHTALVRLEGEIDDHGKASAENINAALNAAFQDPDSVAVVLNINSPGGSPVQSSRIYNEIRRLRKDYQDKPLYVVVDEMCASGGYYVAAAADKIFVDGSSLVGSIGVIFHGFGVDKAMEKLGVESRTVTAGENKAFMDPFSPAKPEHKAHLEAMLGEVHQQFIKAVKDGRGDRLKLNTPGLFTGLIWSGNKAVENGLADGLGSVDSVAREITKAEDLIDYTVEENAFDKFARKLGTSFGAGVMQSMVKAGWK; translated from the coding sequence ATGGATCAACTGCCGTCGCAGCCCGGCTGGGAACGGGAACTCGTCACCAAGCTTGCCCAGATGAATCTCAAGGAGCAGCGTGCCCGTCGCCGCTGGTCAATCTTCTTCCGGCTGGTGTGGCTTGCGCTTGCGCTTGTGGTATTCGCCGCGATCATGGGCTGGATCGGTCATGGCGGCAGCGGCAGCGATCGCTCCGGTCGCCACACCGCCCTGGTGCGGCTGGAAGGTGAGATCGACGATCACGGCAAGGCGAGCGCCGAAAACATCAATGCTGCACTGAACGCGGCATTTCAGGATCCGGACAGCGTCGCAGTGGTGCTCAATATCAACAGCCCGGGTGGTTCGCCAGTGCAATCTTCCCGCATCTACAACGAGATTCGCCGGTTGCGCAAAGACTACCAGGACAAGCCGCTTTACGTCGTGGTCGACGAAATGTGCGCCTCCGGGGGCTATTACGTTGCCGCCGCTGCGGACAAGATTTTTGTCGATGGTTCGAGCCTCGTAGGTTCCATCGGCGTGATCTTCCACGGTTTTGGTGTTGACAAGGCCATGGAGAAACTCGGCGTCGAATCGCGCACCGTCACGGCCGGCGAAAACAAGGCCTTCATGGATCCGTTCTCCCCAGCGAAGCCGGAACACAAGGCGCACCTGGAAGCAATGCTTGGCGAGGTGCATCAGCAATTCATCAAGGCTGTCAAGGATGGTCGCGGCGACCGGCTCAAGCTCAACACGCCTGGCCTGTTTACCGGCCTGATCTGGAGCGGTAACAAGGCGGTCGAAAATGGCCTGGCCGACGGACTTGGCTCGGTTGATAGTGTTGCCCGCGAAATCACCAAGGCAGAAGATCTGATTGACTACACCGTCGAAGAAAATGCCTTCGACAAATTCGCGCGCAAGCTTGGCACCAGCTTTGGCGCCGGCGTCATGCAGTCGATGGTCAAGGCAGGCTGGAAGTAG
- a CDS encoding HAD-IA family hydrolase: protein MSERRYPLVVFDWDGTLADSTAVIRRALQRAAGDLGYPVPSDEQASFIIGMGLRPALEHAVPTLREADLLPLTERYRYHFLAGENEIVLFDGVPEMLASLKGRGHWLAVATGKSRRGLDRAFETLGLREFFAASRCADEGFSKPHPGMLHAIFDETGMQPSQAVMIGDTTHDLQLAENAGAHSIGVTYGAHEPALLKAHRSLTLVDSVSALRHFLETNA, encoded by the coding sequence ATGAGTGAACGTCGTTACCCCCTGGTAGTGTTTGACTGGGACGGCACGCTGGCCGATTCCACGGCAGTGATCCGTCGCGCGCTTCAGCGCGCAGCGGGCGATCTTGGCTATCCGGTGCCTTCTGACGAGCAGGCCTCGTTCATCATCGGCATGGGACTGCGGCCTGCACTTGAGCACGCGGTGCCGACGTTGCGGGAGGCCGATCTGCTCCCACTGACGGAACGCTACCGCTACCACTTCCTGGCCGGCGAGAACGAAATCGTGCTGTTCGATGGCGTACCCGAGATGCTGGCATCGCTGAAGGGCCGTGGTCATTGGCTGGCGGTAGCGACCGGAAAGTCGCGGCGCGGGCTTGATCGCGCTTTCGAAACGCTCGGCCTGCGTGAGTTTTTCGCGGCATCGCGCTGCGCCGACGAGGGCTTTTCCAAGCCGCATCCGGGCATGCTGCACGCGATATTTGACGAAACGGGCATGCAGCCGTCGCAGGCGGTGATGATTGGCGACACCACGCATGACCTGCAGCTTGCCGAAAACGCTGGCGCCCATTCAATCGGCGTGACCTACGGCGCCCATGAGCCGGCGCTATTGAAAGCACACCGATCACTGACACTGGTAGATTCGGTGTCCGCGTTGCGCCATTTTCTCGAAACCAACGCCTGA